CCACGAGTTCGCCTTCGACCGCAACTACCTCGGCGGGCCGCGCTCGGACGACTTCGTGCTGATCGCGATCACCATCGGCCGACCGCGCGACGGACAGACCAAGCAGGCATTCTATCGGCGGCTGACGGCGCTGCTGGGCGAGAACCTGCGCATCGCCGGCGAGGACGTGATGGTGCAGATAACCACCAGTGAGAGTGACGATTGGTCGTTCGGTGGCGGCCGGATGGGCGTGCTCACCCGGCCCGATGCGCTCAGTGCCAACTGACGCGCTGTTCCAACGGGAAGCGCAGGCGCGGGTTGTAGACGCCATTCTCGGCAGCCCGCCCCACCGCCAGCAGCATGATCGGCACTGCGCGGCGCGGAATCTCCAGCACCTTGCGCAGCCGCACTTCGTCGAAGCCCTCCATCGGGCAGGTGGCCAGGCCGTGGCTCTGTAGCGCGAGCATCAGGTTCTGTGCCGCCAGCGCGGTGGACTTCACCGCCCACAGGCGCATTTCGGCGTGGCTGTTGGGCTGGCGCATCAGGGCACGGCGCTGGCCAACGAAGGCGTAGAGCACGCGCTTGAACAACCCGCGCAGACCGAACGCCCCCTGGTTGTACTGGAAGGGTGCGGTGCGCTGGTAGAAGTCACGGATTTTCTCCGGCACCTGCGGCTCCGGCCACTGCTCGATAATCGCGGCGCAGGATTCGCGCCAGGTGTCCGGGCGCGCCAGCACTGCGATCAACACCGGCGCAGTGCGTGCCGCATTCTGTCCCAGGCAAACCGGCACCAGCCTGCGGCGCAGCTCGGGGTCGCGGATCACCTGGAAGCTCCAGGGCTGCAGGTTGCAGGCATTGGGCGCGAGCACGGCCTGCTCCAGGCAGTCGCG
The Pseudomonas triclosanedens DNA segment above includes these coding regions:
- a CDS encoding tautomerase family protein; the protein is MPTVRISLLRGKQPEYLRELADTVYQAMHEAFDVPVNDRFVMIHQHEPHEFAFDRNYLGGPRSDDFVLIAITIGRPRDGQTKQAFYRRLTALLGENLRIAGEDVMVQITTSESDDWSFGGGRMGVLTRPDALSAN
- a CDS encoding nitroreductase family protein — protein: MSRFAVESSCLPATPDALRALIEQRRAVRRFLDEPVADEILRDCLEQAVLAPNACNLQPWSFQVIRDPELRRRLVPVCLGQNAARTAPVLIAVLARPDTWRESCAAIIEQWPEPQVPEKIRDFYQRTAPFQYNQGAFGLRGLFKRVLYAFVGQRRALMRQPNSHAEMRLWAVKSTALAAQNLMLALQSHGLATCPMEGFDEVRLRKVLEIPRRAVPIMLLAVGRAAENGVYNPRLRFPLEQRVSWH